A part of Desulfomicrobium escambiense DSM 10707 genomic DNA contains:
- a CDS encoding hemolysin family protein, translating into MFGSLLYLALVFALVLANGFFVASEFALVGVRRSRVATLAAEGNKKAVRLLRLIDHLNAYISATQLGITLASLGLGWIGEPAVADLLNPLLEGRIPPAVLHSISFTVAFSLITFMHIVLGELAPKTIALEMAEKTALAIALPMEIFYRTFHWPIRLLDWSGTRTVRMLGFTPSASHGSVYTEDELRMLIDATYAHGQVEEEKRRLIRRAFDFNTTEACEAMIPRSEIAALPVDSTLDDVLAAFRIHGYSRLPVYGQDLDDMVGVLYRQDMEPFMAREPGLVFSMTALLHPPTFVPSGKRLGSLLRQMQATRTHLVFVMDEYGGLEGLVTLEDVLEEIVGEINDEYDEEVRSQIVRDGAAFILDGMLAVRDANRKLKLRLPEDEAYTTVAGFLLAQAGRVLEPGDEVPLKEGVFKVERVERRRIVRIRFTPAPDGE; encoded by the coding sequence ATGTTCGGCTCTTTGCTTTACCTCGCTCTCGTGTTCGCCCTGGTCCTGGCCAACGGATTCTTCGTGGCCTCGGAGTTCGCCCTGGTGGGCGTGCGGCGCTCCCGCGTCGCCACCCTGGCCGCCGAAGGCAACAAAAAAGCAGTGCGGCTCCTGCGCCTCATCGACCACCTGAACGCCTACATCTCGGCCACGCAGCTCGGCATCACCCTGGCTTCCCTGGGCCTGGGCTGGATTGGCGAGCCCGCCGTGGCCGATCTGCTGAACCCGTTGCTCGAAGGTCGGATCCCACCGGCCGTGCTGCACTCCATCTCCTTCACCGTGGCCTTCAGCCTGATCACCTTCATGCACATCGTCCTGGGCGAACTTGCTCCCAAGACCATCGCCCTGGAAATGGCCGAAAAAACGGCCCTGGCCATCGCCCTGCCCATGGAGATATTCTACCGCACCTTCCACTGGCCCATCCGCCTCCTGGACTGGTCCGGCACCCGCACCGTGCGCATGCTCGGCTTCACGCCCAGCGCCAGCCACGGCTCGGTCTACACCGAAGACGAACTGCGCATGCTCATCGACGCCACCTACGCCCACGGCCAGGTCGAGGAGGAGAAGCGCCGCCTCATCCGCCGCGCCTTCGACTTCAACACCACCGAGGCCTGCGAGGCCATGATCCCGCGCTCGGAGATCGCCGCCCTGCCAGTGGACTCCACCCTGGACGACGTCCTGGCCGCCTTCCGCATCCACGGGTACTCCCGGCTGCCCGTCTACGGCCAGGACCTCGACGACATGGTCGGCGTCCTCTACCGCCAGGACATGGAGCCCTTCATGGCCCGCGAACCAGGCCTGGTCTTCTCCATGACGGCCCTGCTCCACCCGCCGACCTTCGTCCCGTCGGGCAAGCGCCTCGGAAGCCTGCTGCGCCAGATGCAGGCCACGCGCACCCACCTCGTCTTCGTCATGGACGAATACGGCGGACTCGAAGGCCTCGTCACCCTGGAGGACGTGCTGGAGGAGATCGTCGGCGAGATCAACGACGAATACGACGAGGAAGTCCGCTCCCAGATCGTACGCGACGGCGCGGCCTTCATCCTCGACGGCATGCTCGCCGTACGCGACGCCAACCGCAAGCTGAAGCTCCGCCTGCCCGAGGACGAGGCCTACACCACCGTGGCCGGCTTCCTCCTGGCCCAGGCCGGACGCGTCCTGGAACCCGGCGACGAAGTGCCCCTCAAGGAAGGCGTATTCAAGGTGGAAAGAGTGGAACGCCGCCGCATCGTGCGCATCCGGTTCACGCCGGCGCCTGACGGGGAGTGA
- a CDS encoding response regulator transcription factor, producing MSTLKRILIVDDHPLYRDGLRARLCARPDFSVVGEAGTSAEGLRMTKELTPDLAVVDISLPDGSGIELTREMRAVRPDMPVLIVSMHAKLDFIAAAFQAGASGYMSKESGGEGILQAIDTVLAGGQYLDGSLSPTVLRRLNDISGRKAKTVDASYGTLSLREQQVMRLLAEGLTPEEIAAKLFVSRKTVLNHRYSIMTKLGIKSPMAFVRHAARLGLIDIDE from the coding sequence GTGAGCACCCTTAAGCGCATCCTCATCGTCGACGACCACCCCCTGTACCGCGACGGCCTGCGGGCCCGCCTCTGCGCCAGGCCCGACTTCAGCGTCGTCGGGGAGGCCGGGACCAGCGCCGAGGGGCTGCGCATGACCAAGGAGCTCACCCCGGACCTGGCCGTGGTCGACATCTCCCTGCCCGACGGCAGCGGCATCGAACTGACCCGCGAGATGCGCGCCGTCCGCCCGGACATGCCCGTGCTCATCGTCAGCATGCACGCCAAGCTCGACTTCATCGCCGCTGCCTTCCAGGCCGGGGCCAGCGGCTACATGTCCAAAGAATCCGGCGGCGAAGGCATCCTGCAGGCCATCGACACCGTCCTGGCCGGCGGCCAGTACCTCGACGGATCCCTCTCGCCCACGGTCCTGCGGCGCCTGAACGACATCTCGGGCCGCAAGGCCAAGACCGTGGACGCCTCCTACGGCACCCTGTCCCTGCGCGAACAGCAGGTCATGCGCCTGTTGGCCGAAGGGCTCACGCCCGAGGAAATCGCGGCCAAGCTCTTCGTCTCCCGCAAGACCGTCCTCAACCACCGCTACTCCATCATGACCAAGCTCGGCATCAAGAGCCCCATGGCATTCGTGCGGCACGCCGCGCGCCTGGGCCTCATCGACATCGACGAATAG
- a CDS encoding sensor histidine kinase, with the protein MTLQTDITEEFPISRESWQDFVAQRRRTESALLERIKELNCLYGITRMAQRADQPLDELLTGIAGLIPASWQYPDIACAAIRLGDDTHRSANYRPTSWRQTSPVVIGDENCGEVEVCYLEERPQSDEGPFLREERSLIDAVSDLVGRIVAQRRAEERMRALSRELIMAQENERQRIARELHDHLAQDLSLAKADLERIHCSLSADGPCRAQTAAIAERLAAAIRGIRDLAYGLLPPGLTELGLVETVLAHCEDFSLRHGIIVDVFADGLAGVDFDFDTQINIYRLIQEALNNVRKHARASRAVIRMLGAYPSLIVRIEDDGCGMDLESCQAQAGRNRRMGLWSMRERVRHLGGTISFKSRPGQGLQIRIETPLNRSTREHP; encoded by the coding sequence ATGACCCTCCAGACAGACATCACCGAAGAATTTCCCATCTCCCGCGAGTCCTGGCAGGACTTCGTCGCCCAGCGCCGCAGAACCGAAAGCGCGTTGCTCGAGCGCATCAAGGAGCTCAACTGCCTCTACGGCATCACCCGCATGGCCCAGCGCGCCGACCAGCCCCTGGACGAGCTGCTGACGGGCATCGCCGGCCTCATCCCCGCCTCCTGGCAATACCCCGACATCGCCTGCGCCGCCATCCGCTTGGGCGACGACACCCACCGCTCGGCCAACTACCGTCCCACGTCATGGCGCCAGACAAGCCCCGTCGTCATAGGCGATGAAAACTGCGGCGAGGTCGAGGTCTGCTACCTCGAAGAGCGACCCCAAAGCGACGAAGGACCCTTCCTGCGCGAGGAGCGCAGTCTCATCGACGCCGTGTCCGACCTGGTCGGTCGCATCGTGGCTCAGCGCCGGGCCGAGGAACGCATGCGCGCCCTGTCCCGGGAGCTCATCATGGCCCAGGAGAACGAGCGCCAGCGCATCGCCCGCGAGCTCCACGACCACCTGGCCCAGGACCTCTCCCTGGCCAAGGCCGACCTGGAGCGCATCCACTGCTCCCTGTCCGCCGACGGCCCGTGCCGGGCGCAGACCGCGGCCATCGCCGAGCGGCTGGCCGCGGCCATCCGCGGCATCCGCGACCTGGCCTACGGCCTGCTGCCGCCGGGCCTGACGGAGCTCGGTCTGGTCGAGACCGTCCTGGCCCACTGCGAGGATTTTTCCCTGCGCCACGGCATCATCGTCGACGTCTTCGCCGACGGACTGGCCGGGGTGGACTTCGATTTCGACACCCAGATCAACATCTACCGCCTCATCCAGGAAGCCCTGAACAACGTGCGCAAGCACGCCAGGGCCAGCCGCGCCGTCATCCGCATGCTGGGCGCCTATCCGAGCCTCATCGTGCGCATCGAGGACGACGGCTGCGGCATGGACCTGGAAAGCTGCCAGGCCCAGGCCGGCCGCAACCGGCGCATGGGGCTGTGGAGCATGCGCGAGCGGGTCAGGCACCTGGGCGGGACCATCAGCTTCAAGTCCAGACCCGGCCAGGGCCTGCAGATCCGCATCGAAACCCCGCTGAACCGGAGCACCCGTGAGCACCCTTAA
- a CDS encoding N-acyl homoserine lactonase family protein, with amino-acid sequence MTYRIHPIVMGTKVFDKGMMTYQHDYGTPFTIPIYCWYLEGGEKKILVDTGEMRPVVSEEREKAIGGKIYGFEEGLARYDMAPEDIDIVLHTHLHNDHCENDAKCVNAKIYVHEKELERIHDPHPLDFRYLEDYIEEVEENGQIVTLTGDMEIAPGVTMIHTPAHTEGGMSVRVETDKGSVLICGFCTILENLYPPKSVTAMEMEVIPPGTNVNPYLAYETLVRAKTLADHVLPLHEPKWASMETVPE; translated from the coding sequence ATGACCTACCGCATCCACCCCATCGTCATGGGCACCAAGGTCTTCGACAAGGGCATGATGACCTACCAGCACGACTACGGGACGCCCTTCACCATTCCCATCTACTGCTGGTACCTGGAGGGTGGGGAGAAGAAGATCCTGGTGGACACGGGCGAGATGCGCCCCGTGGTCTCCGAGGAGCGGGAGAAGGCCATCGGCGGGAAGATCTACGGCTTCGAGGAGGGGCTGGCGAGGTACGACATGGCGCCGGAGGACATCGACATCGTCCTGCACACCCACCTGCACAACGATCACTGCGAGAACGACGCCAAGTGCGTCAACGCGAAGATCTACGTGCACGAGAAGGAACTGGAGCGCATCCACGACCCACACCCGCTCGATTTTCGCTACCTCGAAGATTACATCGAGGAGGTGGAGGAGAACGGGCAGATCGTGACCCTGACGGGCGACATGGAGATTGCGCCCGGAGTGACAATGATCCACACCCCGGCCCACACCGAGGGCGGCATGTCCGTGCGTGTGGAGACGGACAAGGGGAGCGTGCTTATCTGCGGCTTCTGCACCATCCTGGAGAACCTCTACCCGCCCAAGTCCGTGACCGCCATGGAAATGGAAGTCATCCCGCCCGGCACCAACGTGAACCCTTACCTGGCCTACGAAACCCTGGTCCGGGCCAAGACCCTGGCCGACCACGTCCTGCCGCTGCACGAGCCAAAATGGGCCTCCATGGAGACCGTGCCCGAATAA